Below is a genomic region from Sulfurovum riftiae.
TATATTCTTCTACATCACATAATTTCTTATAGGGTTTAGTACCACAGCCCACATCTAGTAATTTACCATTTAGAGAAGGGGTCAATTCCGATATATTTTGGTACAAACCTTTTCTGGCAAAATAAAAGGGATTCACAAACAGTCCCAGTATTGTTGGCCGAAACTGTTCTTCTCTGTAAAATTGTTTTACTTTTTTCAGCATTTTCTCTCCATAATAAAACCCTTAAATACAACTTCTTTGTCTTCGCCATCTGCACCTTTAAATTTTTCAACCAGACCGTAACCTTGTTTTTCAAAATACTTTATAAACTCTAACTCATTAAAAAACCAACATGGATAGCTAGCTTCATAAATATCGGGTGTGACAACTTGAAGTTTTATTTCATCGTTACCTTTTTTACTGAATGGTGTCCTATCTATCAATATGTATTCAAAATCATTTCTTAATATATCTTCTAGTAATTCATATGGTTTCTCTATGTATTGCAGCACACTGGACAACAGTAATACATCTGGTCTTTCTTTTATTATACATTCATCTACATCATAAAAAAACTTCAATCTATCATCTTCAAATTCCTCTTTGCCAGTATCTACAAAATGCTTTTGCTCAACTATATTCCAGGTGACATTCTTAAGTTTATCTAAAAACTTTTTATTTTGATAGTATGTACTTCCTAAGCTCCCTCCCAAATCAAGCACTGCTAGTTCTCCTTCCATTTTGGCAGCACAAAACATCAAACCACTTAATAAAGGCCAAGAATATTGTACTGCATCAAATATTACACCATCCCTCTCATAAGCAGCTTCACCCTTTTTTACTTTTAATAATGCATTTTTTACCGTTTGAAGAATCTCATCAGCATCATAGCCATTTGAATCTTTTTTGGCCTGTTGCCAAGTACCGTAATTACCTTTCCAACCATATTTATGATTTCTAAACTTGTTGAAAGCATCCATTAAAATGGGAGGAGTCAGT
It encodes:
- a CDS encoding TIGR04325 family methyltransferase produces the protein MKTLIKQLTPPILMDAFNKFRNHKYGWKGNYGTWQQAKKDSNGYDADEILQTVKNALLKVKKGEAAYERDGVIFDAVQYSWPLLSGLMFCAAKMEGELAVLDLGGSLGSTYYQNKKFLDKLKNVTWNIVEQKHFVDTGKEEFEDDRLKFFYDVDECIIKERPDVLLLSSVLQYIEKPYELLEDILRNDFEYILIDRTPFSKKGNDEIKLQVVTPDIYEASYPCWFFNELEFIKYFEKQGYGLVEKFKGADGEDKEVVFKGFIMERKC